GGTGTGGCTGGAGGAGCACGCGGGGCTGACGGGGAAGGACCGCGCCACGTACCTGGCGGCCACGAGCGCCCACAAGCTGTTCCTCATCCGCCGCGCCGCGGGCCGGCTGCTGTACCAGCTCGCGCTGCACCGGCAGGAGGAGGGCGTGGACGCCCGCGAGCTGTACAAGGCCATGCTCGAGCGCGTGGACGAGATGCCCGCGACGAAGGACGACGTGGTGCGCTACCTCGTGGAGCAGGAGGACTTCTTCCAGTCCGCGGACCACTTCCGCGCGTGGTTCCTCGCGGGCCAGTTGCAGGGCCAGCTCAAGGCGCGCTTCGGCCCGTCCTGGTGGCACGAGCCGGAGGCCGGGAAGTTCCTCCAGGAGCTGTGGTCCCACGGCAACGCGCTCTCCGCGCGCGAGGTGGCCGACAGCATGGGAGAGAACGGCATCGCCCCGGACGTGCTGCTGCTGCGGCTGGGCACCACCCTGGGCGTTCCCATCAAGCTGGACGCCCGTGATGAGAGCGTGGCTCCGTCCACGGCCCCGGAGCCCACCGCCCCGGCCTCTCCCGAGAACACCCCGGCCGCCCCCGAGCAGGCTCCCGCTCCAGCAACTCCCGAGCAGGCTCCCGCTCCGGCGGCTCCGGTGACTCCGCCCGCGGCGGCCAGGACGGCCCCCGCCTCGAAGACGGTCTCGGAGAAGAAGCCGCGCCCCACGCAGGCTCGGGCCTCCAAGGTCTCGAAAGCCCGGAAGCCCGAGTCCCGCCATGCCCGCGCCGCGAAGAACAGCAAGGCCTCGGGCCCCAGGAAGAAGGACGGCTTCCGCCCGGGACACGGACACAAGACCCGGCGGTAGGAGCACGGAGGCCTCCGCCCGCAGCACGGGCGGAGACCTCGGCGCGGACTACATCTCGAGGACTTCCAGGATCCGGGCCAGTCCAGCCTCGGAGCGCACCGACCCGTAGTGGTTGGCGATGAAGCCCTTGTTGAAGTAGCCGCTGGTGTCGTAGTCGTTGAGCGTCGTCAGCGCGTTGACCACGCAGCCCGGCATGTCGAGGCGCGCCGTGGACTCGGACGCGTAGAAGTCCTGGTAGTTGGTGCCCGGCGTGATGTCCGTCATGGCGAGGGTGTAGTACTTCACCACGTTGCCTCCGCACTGCCCCGTTCTCCCGAAGGCGAAGTCGCCGTCCGCGCAGGGCGTGGCGAAGAGATCCTTCGGACCGTTGAGCGGCCGGTGGAAGTACGTCTGCACGTAGCTGGCACGGCTGCCCATCTCACAGACGACGGCCCCGCGCATGGTCCTGTTGTCCCTGCACAGGGTCGAGGGCGAGTCGTAGGTGGACACGCCGTGGTTGTGACCGGAGCCGAGGATGACGTGGCTGAGCCGCGGGAAGGGGTTGATGGCGCCCGGCTCTCCCTTGACGTGCTCCACATAGAGCCGGCGCAGCGCATCGCGCACCACCGTCACGCCCACCGAGTGCCCCACGAGCGCCACCTGGCGGGTGGGGTTGTTCTTCATCACCGCCTTGACGAGGGACTGGAGGATGGGCGTGGACCAGCCGTGGTCGACATTGCCCGCCGCGTTCTCCGTGGTGCTGTTGGTAGTGGGGTCTACGGAGGCGACCAGGTCCGTGCGGAAGTCCACCGCGAGGACCCGGTAGTGCGCCGCGATCAGTCGCTCGGCGAGCTGGTCGCGGGCTTCCGTGTCCGGAGGGAAGTTGACCCGCTCGAAAGCGGAGTTGATGGCCGTGCCCGGCGGCAGGAGGAACTTCTCCCAGGCGTGCGGCCGGGTGGAGACGCCGTGCACGAGGATGACGATGGGCTTGGAGGTGTCCTCGAACGTCTGCGTGTACTCCTTGGCGGCGCAGGGAAAGCCGGGGATGCGGGCCACGTCCCCATCGATGTGGCCGGTGGCGACGTTGGGTCCGCCGAAGGGGCCTGGCCCGGTCCACCTGCCATCGTTGTTGCCATCGAGAAAGGGCGTGGTGCCGCTGGTGTTCGCCTTGTCGTAGTAGAGGTTGTCCGTGCTGCAACCCGGGTGGTTGCTCAACGGACGGTACCGGCCGTCGTACTGCAGATAGGTCGAGGGCGACTGCCGCTCGGTGAGCCCGGGGTCCGCCATCTCGGGCGCATCCGCGAAGCTCCAGCTCTCCACGTCCACGCCCTGGGCCCGCAGCTCCTCCAGCTTCGCCGAGATTCCCCGGCGGCAAGCCTCGGGGCCCACCGGTGGACCCTCCCCCCCGTCCGTCGTGCCGCCGTCACCGGTCGAGCCGGAGCCCCCGTCCGTCATGCCGCCGTCACCGGTGGAGCCGGAGCCCCCGTCCGTCGTGCCACCGTCACCGGTCGAGCCGGAGCCCCCGTCCGTCATGCCACCGTCGTCGGTCGAGCCGGGGCCCGCGTCCGCCGTACTGCCGCCATCGGTCGAGCCGGGGCCCGCGTCCGTGGTCCCACCGCCGATTGTTCCGCAGCCAAGCACCATGCAGCCGGCCAGTGCCAGCATGCGGAGAGAAAGTGAGTGCCTCAAAGGCCGTGTCTCCTGTGAGCAATGCGTGAAGGCGCCGCGTTTAAGCGGCGACGCAGCAGAGGTCCAGAGACACACAGAGGCCCCCGCCCGGAAACACGGACGGAGGCCTCGGGGTACAACTCGGGAGCCCAGACACCCTCACCCCGTCCCTCTCCCGAGGGGAGAGGGGTGGTGGGGGGAGAGCGGGCAAATGAGGGCTACAGCAGCTTCATCAGCTCCGCGCGCTTGGCGTTGTACTCCTCATCCGACAGCACGCCCGCGTCCTTCAGCTCCTTGAGCTCCTTCAGCCGCTGCGCCGGGGTGCGCGTGTCCGCGGGCGCCGCCGCGGGAGCCGGCTGCTGCTGCTGCTGATGCTGGTGCTGCTGCTGATTCTGCTGCTGCTGGTTCGTGAACATCTGGGCCATGCCGAAGCCCATGCCCATGCCCATGCCCTGCAGCCCGGCCCCGGCGCCGCTGCCCTCGCCACCCTTGGCCATGCCCTCGGCCGCGCCCAGCATCGCCTGGCCCTGCGCGTACTGCTGGAAGCCGCCCGCCAGACGCGAGTACGCCACGTCCTTCGACAGCTTCTTCAGCGTCGCCTCGTCCTCCTCCTTGATGCTGACGTGGAAGTTCCCCATCCGCACCACGGTCATGCCGTAGGTGTCCACGTGCGGCTTCAGACCGGCGATCACCTCGGTCTCGATCTCCTCCGTGTACGCACCGCTCGTCACGTCCAGCAGCGGCCAGCGCTTCTTCACCAGCAGCTCGGCGATGCGATCGCGCGTCACCTTGAGCACCTGGCCCTTGAACCAGCCCAGGAAGTCCGCGTTGCTCGTGCGGCCCATGCCCACCAGGCCCACCACCAGCTTCTCCGGCTCCGTCACCCGGATGGAGAAGTCGCCGTACACCATGGTGCCAATGCCCAGCCCCGTCTCCGGGTCACGCACGTCACCGATGGGGCCGCCGAACTTCACGCCCGTGAACTCGCGCGTGGAGACGAAGAAGACCTCGGCGATGAACAGGTTGCCGCCCGTGAAGCCCTCCACGAAGCGCGACAGGAACGGGATGTTGCTGGTGTCCAGCTGGTGCCGCCCCGGCCCCAGCTTGCCCTCCACCTTCCCGTCCTTGACGAAGAGGGCGACCTCGTCGGCATCGACGGTGAGCTGGGTGAGCATCCGGATGTTCTTCTCCGGATACTTGTAGACAATCTCGCCCTTCGCCTCGTCGGCGCGCGCGATGAAGTTGCGCTTCGCCTCGTCCTTGATCGTACCGAAGAATCCCATCGTGCTTTCGTCGCCTCCAGAGACCGCGTCGACTACCGGGAGCCACGCCGCCTACCCCTCTAACGCATAGCGACCGGGCCCATTGCATGCCCGCCGATCGCACCACCCCCGGCCTGCCCTGGGAACATGCCAGAGGTTACGCACCCTTGGCCAGTCAACCCGGCATTCCCTCGTCCGCCCGGCTACCCCCACCGGCTGATCAGCCGCTCCCGGTCCAGCAGGCGGATACTCGCCCACAGCAGGGCCGCGTCGAGCAGCAGCACCACCGCGCCCTGCACCGCGTAGTACACCAGCCCGGCGTTCAGGAAGCCCGCCACCTGGCCGGCCACCAGCCCCACGAGCGGGAGCACGATGAGCGCGGAGAGCTGCTGCGCGGTACGGGCCTCGGCGACGCGCGCGGAGATGAGCACCGCCACGCCGTTGCCGAAGAAGGCGAAGAGCGGCGCCAGCACGAGGATGCCGAAGAGCCACAGCGTGTTGGGCAGCATCAGCCCCTGCCCCAGCGGCCACGCCACCACGTCCACGCCCACGCACAGCAGCGCGAAGGCCACCCAGGTGATGATCAGCGCCGGCACCAGCGAGGCCAGGCTCTTGCCCGCCACCAGCTCCACCGCCGTCACGGGCGAGGCCAGCAGCGGCTCCAGCGTGCGCCGCTCCTTCTCCCCCGCCACGCTCTGCGAGGAGATGAGGATGGGGACGAACACCGGCATCACCAGGAACATGCCGAACCAGTCCAGCAGCGTGCGCTCCACCAGGAAGCGCCCCGCGTTGACGTTCAGGGGCAGGGTCGGATCGTAGTAGAGGGCGATCACCCGGAGGTTGGTGTCGTTCGGATCGCGCACGTACGTCCAGACGACGATCATCGGCACCACCACCAGCACCATGGGCAGCGCCGCCATGGCCGCCAGCAGCGCCGGGTTCCTGCGCAGATCCAGGAAGTCCTTCCAGAAGACGGCCAGCGCGCGCCGGGGACGAAACGCCATGCTCACACCTTCCCCTCGCGAATGAGCTCCAGGTAGACCTCCTCGAGCGGACGCTGGGCCGGCACCGCGCTGTGCACGCGGGCGCCCGCCCCCACCAGACACGCCACCACGTCCGGGGCGTGCGCCTCGTCCGCCAGCATCACCCGCAGCCGGGCGCCCTCGGCGAGCACGTTGGGGGCGAAGGGCAGCGCGGCCAGGGCCTGGACGTAGCGCTCGGCCTCGCCCTCCACCTTCACATCCAGCGCGCTGCCCGTGCGCCGCAGCTCGTTCACCGGCGCCATGGCCAGCAACCGTCCCTTCACCACCGCCACCCGCGTGCACAACCGCTCCACCTCGGCCAGGTTGTGCGAGCACAGCACGATGGTGCGTCCCTCCGCCGCCAGCTCCGCCACCGCGTCGCGCACGGTGCGCGCCGACTCGGGGTCCAGGCCACTGGTGGGCTCGTCCAGGAAGATGACCTTGGGGTCGTGCACCAGCGTGCGCACGATGGCCAGCTTCTGCCGCATGCCCTTGGAGAAGCCACCGCAGGCGTCGTCCTCGCGGCCCGCCAGCCCGAAGCGCTCCAGGTACGAGCGGGCCCGTGGCCACGCCTGGCGCTCGTCCAGCTCGTGCAGCTTCATGAAGAAGCGCAGGTTGTCGCGCGCGCTCAGCCGCTCATAGAGCCCGGGCTGCTCGGTGAGCAGGCCCACCACGCGCCGCAGCGCCTCGCCCTCCGTGCGCACCGAGTGCCCCCAGACGCGGGCCTCCCCCTCCGAAGGCTGGAGGAGACCGGTGAGCATGCGCACCGTGGTCGTCTTCCCCGCCCCGTTGGGACCGAGCAGGCCGAACACCTCGCCGGGGCGGACGTCGAAGTCCAGCCCCTCCACCGCGGTGCGCATGCCGAAGCGCTTGGCGAGCCCCTGGACGGAGATGCCGCTCAATCGATGCTCACCAGGATGAACTTGTTGTTGATGTCGCGGTCGATGACGGTGACGGTCTTGTCGGCGCCCGCGGCCTGCTTGAGCATGGGGAGCCGGTTGTGCTCCACCAGGGCCCACTCGCGGCCCGGCTGGTCCACGAAGGGCTTGAGCTTGGGCGCCTCGCGGATCTGCTTCACCTGGTTGCGCGAGTAGAACGTCTCGCCGCGCCAGTTCATCAGGAAGGCGGTGATGGGCTCGTCCGGCTTGCGCTGGGCGTAGTAGCGCCAGAAGAGGTCGCGCTGCGTCCAGTGGTGGGACAGGTCCACCCAGTGGCCCCAGTTGAACCAGAGGGCGAAGCCGGCCGCGAGCGCCCAGAAGGTGCCGTACAGCATCACCCGCGAGCGCTGCAGCGCCGCCACCACCGCCAGGCCCCCGGCCACCGTGAAGACGAAGCCCATGGCCATCTTCACGTTGACGGGCTGGGACAGGGACTTGAGGAGCGAGTCGCTCGCGGGCGGCACGCGCACGGTGCGCACGATGCCCATGGCCCCGGCCAGCAGCAGGGCCGCGGCGAGCACCCACAGCCCGGTGCGCGACTCCTCGCCAGCCCGGTACGCCTGCCAGGCCACCCAGCCGCCCACGAGGAACAGGGCGCCCCCCATCAGGGGGCTGGCGGCCACCGCGCCGCGCAGGGCCATGGGCACGAGGAAGGCGAGGCCCAGCGCCAGACACAGCAGCGCCACCCCGCGCTCGTACACCGAGGAGCCGTTCTTGTCGGAGAACGCGCCCACCGCGAGGTAGGCACCCACCGAGAGCAGCACCAGCGTCAGCAGATCTCCCATCCACAGTGGGCGGGAGACGAACATGGCGATGGGTTTGGTGACGAGCTCGGAGGGGTACGGCCGGTCGTAGTTGTAGACGAAGAGGTCGGTGAAGTTCTTCGGGTTGTTGGCCAGGTCATGGCCCACGAGGATGAAGAGGATGAGTCCGAAGACGAGGCTCATCGCATGGGCGGAGATGCCCTCCTCCCACAGGCGGTCCACGAAGAGGGCGATGAGGACGGCCATGCCCGGGAGCACCGGGAAGACGTAGTGGTGGAACTTGGTGGCCGAGGAGGCCAGCAGGGTGAAGGAGAAGGCCACCCACAGCGCGGCCATGAGGGCCAGGTGGTCCGCCTTGTCGCGCGAGCGCAGCCGCAGCCGCGACACCAGCGCGAAGGCGCCCGGCACCAGCGCCACCCAGGGGAAGATGGCGAAGCCGCCCTGCTCGATGAAGTAGATGAAGGTGCCACCCGGCGTGGTGGTGTGCACGCCCGCGCTCAGGCGGTTGAGGTGGTCGTGGATGAAGAAGCGGTACCAGAAGAGCTTGCCCTCGTCGTCCACGCCATCGAAGAGGCACAGCACGAGGTACCAGGGCACGGCCACCGCGCAGAACACGAGGATGCCGGTGCCCAGCTTCATCTTGTACAGCTGCGCCCACAGCACCGGCATGGGGCGCTTGCCCTCGCGCACCTCGGCGCGGAAGGGAGCCTCCAGCAGCCAGCGCAGGTGCGCGTTGAGGCTCGCCGCGTCGTAGGGAATGACGGCGAAGAGGGCGTAGAGCACGAGGATGACGGCCGGCAGGCCCACGCCCAGCAGGCCCTTGGCCAGCGTGGACAGGCCCGCGAAGACATAGAAGGCGTACCACCACGCGGCGCGGTGCTTCGTGGTGTCGTCCAGCTGGCCGATGATCGCGCACGCCATGGCGCACACCAGCGTGGTGACGAAGGGCGTGTCCGTCACCGTCTGCCGGGTGAGCAGGAAGTAGAGCGGCATGGTGGCCAGCACGAAGCCGGTGGCCAGGCCCGCGCGCTGGTTCACCACCCGCGCCACGGCGAGCGACAGCAGCGACACCGCGGCGATGCTCAGCAGGGCGAAGGGCAGCCGCATGCCCCACTCGGTGTAGAGGCCCAGCGCGCCCTCGGTGCGCATCGTGCCCACCACCTGCATGCCCAGCGCCTGCATCCACATGGTGAGCGGCGGCTTGGAGAAGAACCACGCGTTCTCCCAGAAGGGGTACACGTAGTCACGGCGCTGGACCATCTCGCGGCCCACCTCGCCGTAGTGCGTCTCCCAGGGGTCCCACAGGCCCACCGCCCCCAGGTAGGGGATGAAGAGCAGCGCCGCGAAGGCGGCTGTCGCCAACGCCACGCGCAGCGTCGGCTCCAGGGCCATCCAGCGCTTCGCCCACGACTCCTGGTGGATGCCCTTGCCGAGGACGGCCTCGGTGAAGGTCTGCGGCTCCTGCTGCTGCGCTCCGTTGCTCGACACGGGGAAAGACGCCTCCGTCCGCATGGGCCCACGCTCCGCACGTGGGTCGCGGCCTTATATCCCCCCCTCCCTCCCCGGTCGACCTCCGCCAGAGCCTGATATCGTGCGGTCCGTTGCTCAACCACCTCCCGCCAGGCCGGTCCCCAGGCGGGGGCATGCGGCTTGAATCCCCTGGACCCGCCTTCCCCGCACGCCGCGGGACCCCCTCGGAGGCCTGCCCATGATGACGGCCGTGCTCCTCGCCCTCCTGCTCTCGCAGTCCGGAGGCCCCGAGGCCCCCCGGGAGCCCGCCCCCACGGGCCCTACCGTGACGTTCGCTCCCGCGGAGTCGCCCCTGCCCTCCCTGGTCTATGGGAAGGGCATCGCGTGTGCCTCGCTGGGGTCCTCGCCCCAGGTGCCCTCGGGCCGCTACCGGCTGCAGTGCGATGAGTCCACCCGGCGCTGCCTCGCCGTGCCCGTGAACGAGCTGGAGGCGGATGGAACGGAGAGTGCCCGCCCCCTCGAGCGCACGGCGCCCTGCCATGAGCTGGCCCAGGGCCTCCTCCAGCGGCTGATCGAGGGATACACCTTCGTGCCCGCCATCGCCGAGGCGCCTCCCGGCTGGTACCGCGACGAGCGGGGCCGGGTGATGCAGTTCAACTTCGACCTGCACCGGCGCGTGTGGTTGGGGGGTGCGTGGGCGCCCTTGTGGCGCATGGGTGAGCCCAGCGCCCTCTCCCGGGGCCGGGTGGACTTCGGCATCATCACCGAGTTCCCCGACGGCGAGCAGATGATGCGCCGTTTCACCGTGCTGGACACCGAACTGGTGCTGGGGGAGCAGTCGTCGCTCGACACCACGCTGCTGCGCTACGACACCAACGTCCGGCAGGACAAGCCGCCCATCCGGGTGACCACCTTCCTTGGCAAACCGCGCCGCTGGGACTTCACCTTCGACATGGGTGGG
The sequence above is drawn from the Archangium gephyra genome and encodes:
- a CDS encoding SPFH domain-containing protein, which translates into the protein MGFFGTIKDEAKRNFIARADEAKGEIVYKYPEKNIRMLTQLTVDADEVALFVKDGKVEGKLGPGRHQLDTSNIPFLSRFVEGFTGGNLFIAEVFFVSTREFTGVKFGGPIGDVRDPETGLGIGTMVYGDFSIRVTEPEKLVVGLVGMGRTSNADFLGWFKGQVLKVTRDRIAELLVKKRWPLLDVTSGAYTEEIETEVIAGLKPHVDTYGMTVVRMGNFHVSIKEEDEATLKKLSKDVAYSRLAGGFQQYAQGQAMLGAAEGMAKGGEGSGAGAGLQGMGMGMGFGMAQMFTNQQQQNQQQHQHQQQQQPAPAAAPADTRTPAQRLKELKELKDAGVLSDEEYNAKRAELMKLL
- a CDS encoding ABC transporter ATP-binding protein, yielding MSGISVQGLAKRFGMRTAVEGLDFDVRPGEVFGLLGPNGAGKTTTVRMLTGLLQPSEGEARVWGHSVRTEGEALRRVVGLLTEQPGLYERLSARDNLRFFMKLHELDERQAWPRARSYLERFGLAGREDDACGGFSKGMRQKLAIVRTLVHDPKVIFLDEPTSGLDPESARTVRDAVAELAAEGRTIVLCSHNLAEVERLCTRVAVVKGRLLAMAPVNELRRTGSALDVKVEGEAERYVQALAALPFAPNVLAEGARLRVMLADEAHAPDVVACLVGAGARVHSAVPAQRPLEEVYLELIREGKV
- a CDS encoding ABC transporter permease subunit; amino-acid sequence: MAFRPRRALAVFWKDFLDLRRNPALLAAMAALPMVLVVVPMIVVWTYVRDPNDTNLRVIALYYDPTLPLNVNAGRFLVERTLLDWFGMFLVMPVFVPILISSQSVAGEKERRTLEPLLASPVTAVELVAGKSLASLVPALIITWVAFALLCVGVDVVAWPLGQGLMLPNTLWLFGILVLAPLFAFFGNGVAVLISARVAEARTAQQLSALIVLPLVGLVAGQVAGFLNAGLVYYAVQGAVVLLLDAALLWASIRLLDRERLISRWG
- a CDS encoding ArnT family glycosyltransferase, whose product is MRTEASFPVSSNGAQQQEPQTFTEAVLGKGIHQESWAKRWMALEPTLRVALATAAFAALLFIPYLGAVGLWDPWETHYGEVGREMVQRRDYVYPFWENAWFFSKPPLTMWMQALGMQVVGTMRTEGALGLYTEWGMRLPFALLSIAAVSLLSLAVARVVNQRAGLATGFVLATMPLYFLLTRQTVTDTPFVTTLVCAMACAIIGQLDDTTKHRAAWWYAFYVFAGLSTLAKGLLGVGLPAVILVLYALFAVIPYDAASLNAHLRWLLEAPFRAEVREGKRPMPVLWAQLYKMKLGTGILVFCAVAVPWYLVLCLFDGVDDEGKLFWYRFFIHDHLNRLSAGVHTTTPGGTFIYFIEQGGFAIFPWVALVPGAFALVSRLRLRSRDKADHLALMAALWVAFSFTLLASSATKFHHYVFPVLPGMAVLIALFVDRLWEEGISAHAMSLVFGLILFILVGHDLANNPKNFTDLFVYNYDRPYPSELVTKPIAMFVSRPLWMGDLLTLVLLSVGAYLAVGAFSDKNGSSVYERGVALLCLALGLAFLVPMALRGAVAASPLMGGALFLVGGWVAWQAYRAGEESRTGLWVLAAALLLAGAMGIVRTVRVPPASDSLLKSLSQPVNVKMAMGFVFTVAGGLAVVAALQRSRVMLYGTFWALAAGFALWFNWGHWVDLSHHWTQRDLFWRYYAQRKPDEPITAFLMNWRGETFYSRNQVKQIREAPKLKPFVDQPGREWALVEHNRLPMLKQAAGADKTVTVIDRDINNKFILVSID
- a CDS encoding esterase/lipase family protein; this translates as MRHSLSLRMLALAGCMVLGCGTIGGGTTDAGPGSTDGGSTADAGPGSTDDGGMTDGGSGSTGDGGTTDGGSGSTGDGGMTDGGSGSTGDGGTTDGGEGPPVGPEACRRGISAKLEELRAQGVDVESWSFADAPEMADPGLTERQSPSTYLQYDGRYRPLSNHPGCSTDNLYYDKANTSGTTPFLDGNNDGRWTGPGPFGGPNVATGHIDGDVARIPGFPCAAKEYTQTFEDTSKPIVILVHGVSTRPHAWEKFLLPPGTAINSAFERVNFPPDTEARDQLAERLIAAHYRVLAVDFRTDLVASVDPTTNSTTENAAGNVDHGWSTPILQSLVKAVMKNNPTRQVALVGHSVGVTVVRDALRRLYVEHVKGEPGAINPFPRLSHVILGSGHNHGVSTYDSPSTLCRDNRTMRGAVVCEMGSRASYVQTYFHRPLNGPKDLFATPCADGDFAFGRTGQCGGNVVKYYTLAMTDITPGTNYQDFYASESTARLDMPGCVVNALTTLNDYDTSGYFNKGFIANHYGSVRSEAGLARILEVLEM